In Amaranthus tricolor cultivar Red isolate AtriRed21 chromosome 5, ASM2621246v1, whole genome shotgun sequence, a genomic segment contains:
- the LOC130813704 gene encoding mannosyl-oligosaccharide 1,2-alpha-mannosidase MNS1-like, which produces MARSRSSSWWRYANPSYYLKRPKKLALLFMAFVIGSLFVWDRQTLLREHEEQIEKLKSDVRRLQEELEGSSSAMKIKNDYSAKKVVSDDPLDAERRQKVKEAMLHAWSSYEKYAWGQDELQPQTKSGVNSFGGLGATLIDSLDTLYIMGLNEQFERAREWVATSLDFNKDYDASVFETTIRVVGGLLSAYDLSNDKIFLEKAQDIADRLLPAWDSSTGIPYNVINLAHGRPHNNGWAGGDSILADSGTEQLEFIALSQRTGNPKYQQKVENVISVFNKTFPNDGLLPIYIDPNTGSGSRSTITFGAMGDSFYEYLLKVWIQGNKTAAVKLYREMWEKSMEGLLTLVQKTTPSSFTYICERNGNSLNHKMDELACFAPGMLALGSSGYGPGASEKFMSLAQELAWTCYNFYQSTPTKLAGENYFFHTGQDMSVGTSWNILRPETVESLFYLWRLTGNKTYQEWGWNIFQAFEKNSRVEAGYVGLKDVNTGIKDNMMQSFFLAETLKYLYLLFSPPSVIPLDQWVFNTEAHPLKIVPRLESGEQRDRPVIRQRARKEGRN; this is translated from the exons aTGGCAAGAAGTAGATCATCATCTTGGTGGAGATATGCTAATCCATCATATTATCTGAAGCGACCCAAAAAGCTAGCTTTGCTGTTTATGGCATTTGTTATTggatctttgtttgtttgggATCGTCAAACTCTTCTTAGAGAGCATGAG GAGCAGATTGAAAAGTTAAAATCAGATGTCAGGCGGTTGCAGGAAGAG CTTGAAGGGTCCTCAAGTGCTATGAAAATAAAGAATGATTACTCAGCAAAAAAGGTCGTTTCAGATGACCCACTTGATGCTGAGCGGCGACAGAAAGTGAAAGAGGCTATGCTTCATGCTTGGAGCTCATATGAGAAATATGCTTGGGGACAAGATGAGCTCCAG CCCCAGACAAAGAGTGGTGTCAATAGCTTTGGAGGTCTTGGAGCTACACTTATAGACTCATTGGATACATTGTATATAATGGGCCTGAATGAACAATTTGAGAGAGCTAGAGA GTGGGTCGCCACGTCATTGGATTTCAACAAAGATTATGATGCCAGTGTCTTTGAAACAACAATAAG AGTGGTTGGAGGACTTCTAAGTGCATATGATCTCTCCAACGACAAAATTTTCCTCGAAAAAGCTCAAGACATTGCTGATAGATTGCTGCCTGCATGGGATTCTTCCACTGGTATACCATATAATGTTATTAACCTGGCTCATGGAAGACCACATAATAATGGATGGGCTGGG GGTGACAGCATATTAGCAGATTCAGGAACCGAGCAACTCGAATTTATTGCACTCTCTCAGAGGACAGGGAATCCCAAGTACCAGCAGAAG GTAGAAAATGTAATATCAGTGTTCAATAAAACCTTCCCAAATGATGGTCTTCTGCCTATTTATATTGATCCTAATACTGGATCAGGATCTCGTTCAACAATTACTTTTGGTGCCATGGGTGACAG CTTTTATGAATATCTACTCAAAGTATGGATACAAGGGAACAAAACTGCTGCTGTGAAGCTGTACAG AGAAATGTGGGAGAAATCAATGGAAGGCCTTTTGACTCTTGTTCAGAAGACAACACCGTCATCCTTTACTTATATTTGTGAGAGAAATGGGAATTCTTTAAATCATAAG ATGGATGAGTTGGCATGTTTTGCTCCTGGAATGTTGGCTTTAGGATCATCTGGTTACGGTCCAGGAGCTTCGGAGAAATTTATGTCACTAGCTCAAGAG CTGGCATGGACATGCTACAATTTCTACCAATCGACGCCTACGAAATTAGCAGGGGAGAATTATTTCTTCCACACTGGGCAG GATATGTCTGTGGGTACTTCATGGAACATTTTGAGACCAGAAACAGTGGAATCATTGTTCTACTTGTGGCGCCTCACAGGAAACAAGACATATCAAGAATGGGGTTGGAACATATTTCAAGCGTTCGAGAAAAATTCCCGTGTAGAAGCAGGCTATGTGGGGCTCAAGGAT GTGAATACGGGCATTAAAGACAATATGATGCAGAGCTTCTTCCTTGCAGAAACCCTCAAATATTTGTATCTTCTTTTCTCACCCCCATCAGTCATTCCCTTAGATCAATGGGTTTTCAATACCGAGGCTCATCCACTAAAAATTGTACCACGGCTTGAAAGTGGCGAACAACGCGATAGACCTGTTATTCGACAGCGTGCTAGGAAGGAAGGCCGAAATTAA
- the LOC130813586 gene encoding uncharacterized protein LOC130813586: MNLEVQGLEHTVLRVNEKDRTDGTQAIKIKVATNQENAKALVLLRHHIHDSLKSENLFIKDPKTLWGSLVERFDHHIGVLLSQASQWWKNLRFYDFKTLSEYNSTLYRIASILKYCEYPVTDAEMIELTLSTFHPSNIILQQQYRDRNFKRYSYLSVAIRETHSTVTHVPEAHVVENKGSGNYNNSGKGRENFRGTGRGQGLGRVNFNGHSRKFQGSGTGHFSNIPTKVPT; this comes from the exons ATGAACTTAGAAGTTCAAGGACTTGAACATACCGTATTGAGAGTTAACGAAAAGGATCGAACAGATGGAACTCAAGCTATCAAAATAAAGGTagctacaaatcaagaaaatgccaaagccttagtcCTCTTGAGGCATCATATACATGATAGCCTTAAATCtgaaaatttattcataaaagatCCCAAAACTTTGTGGGGCTCCCTTGTTGAAAGATTTGATCACCACATAGGGGTGCTTCTATCACAAGCTAGCCAATGgtggaagaatttaagattttatgattttaaaacTCTCAGTGAGTACAATTCAACATTATACCGAATTGCATCAATATTGAAATACTGTGAGTATCCGGTGACTGATGCGGAAATGATTGAACTCACATTATCTACTTTTCATCCATCAAATATTATTCTGCAACAACAATATAGGGATagaaatttcaaaagatattcATATTTGAGTGTA GCTATCCGCGAGACACACTCTACTGTAACACATGTGCCTGAAGCACATGTTGTTGAAAATAAAGGCAGTGGAAATTATAATAACAGTGGTAAAGGACGCGAAAATTTCCGAGGAACAGGGAGAGGACAAGGACTAGGTCGTGTAAATTTTAATGGGCATAGTAGAAAGTTCCAAGGATCCGGTACAGGCCACTTTTCCAATATTCCAACGAAAGTTCCAACGTAA